In one Macaca fascicularis isolate 582-1 chromosome 6, T2T-MFA8v1.1 genomic region, the following are encoded:
- the LRRC14B gene encoding leucine-rich repeat-containing protein 14B isoform X2, with protein MCADPAPSGSVTGREALVSHPQVARQSLDSVAHNLYPLLFKASYLLEQAEVTRAVLGRWPLEEFRLGALLGPSADHPQDLRDRACRACLEALVRGLADHVLQDRSRRRLRVADLTGIRDVQVQRCPCGRALGKWGRTRLLARTCCELQAEPLAAGRPVEVLADLFVTEGNFEAVVQALRPAGPAPLRVHCPSFRADSLSPSQLLHVLRLAGPGALRKLEVVHNVRLHAGHVHQLLAQVGFPRLASLTLPTKAFDAPPACASTPDGEDRLLASIARELSKMTQLTELSVAFSRLTGKIPTLLGPLQTPLRVLDLANCALNHADMAFLADSAHAAHLEVLDLSGHNLVSLFPSTFFRLLGQAARTLRILTLEECGIVDSHVGMLILGLSPCHRLRQLKFLGNPLSARALRRLFAALCELPELRCIEFPVPKDCYPEGAAYPQDELAMSKFDQQKYDEIAEELRAVLLRADREDIQVSTPLFGSFDPDIQETSNELGAFLLQAFKNALENFSRALRQIE; from the exons ATGTGTGCTGACCCTGCCCCAAGTGGCAGTGTCACAGGGAGAG AAGCCCTGGTGTCCCACCCCCAGGTGGCCCGGCAGAGCCTGGACAGTGTGGCCCACAACCTCTACCCGCTCCTGTTCAAAGCCAGCTACCTGCTGGAGCAGGCGGAGGTGACGCGCGCTGTGCTGGGGCGCTGGCCCCTGGAGGAGTTCCGGCTGGGAGCGCTGCTGGGTCCCAGTGCCGACCACCCCCAGGACCTGCGCGACCGAGCCTGCCGGGCCTGCCTGGAGGCGCTGGTGCGCGGCCTGGCCGACCACGTGCTGCAGGACCGGAGCCGCCGGCGGCTGCGGGTGGCCGATCTCACGGGCATCCGAGACGTGCAGGTGCAGCGGTGCCCGTGCGGGAGGGCGCTGGGCAAGTGGGGCCGCACCCGGCTGCTGGCCAGGACCTGCTGTGAGCTGCAGGCAGAGCCCCTCGCAGCCGGGCGCCCCGTCGAGGTCCTCGCCGACCTCTTCGTCACTGAGGGCAACTTCGAGGCGGTGGTGCAGGCTCTGAGGCCAGCGGGCCCGGCCCCTCTGCGGGTGCACTGCCCCTCGTTCCGGGCGGACAGCCTGAGCCCCAGCCAGCTCCTGCACGTGCTGCGTCTGGCTGGCCCGGGTGCCCTGCGCAAGCTGGAGGTGGTGCACAATGTGCGGCTGCATGCGGGCCACGTGCaccagctgctggcccaggtgggCTTCCCCCGGCTGGCCTCCCTCACCCTGCCCACCAAGGCCTTTGATGCACCCCCCGCCTGCGCCTCCACTCCCGACGGTGAGGACCGCCTCCTCGCCTCCATCGCCCGGGAGCTCAGCAAGATGACGCAGCTCACCGAGCTCAGCGTGGCCTTCTCCAGGCTGACCGGGAAGATCCCGACGCTGCTTGG CCCCCTGCAGACCCCGCTGCGAGTGCTGGACCTGGCCAACTGTGCCCTGAACCACGCAGACATGGCCTTCTTGGCAGACTCTGCCCACGCTGCCCACCTGGAGGTGCTGGACCTGAGTGGACACAACCTGGTCAGCCTATTCCCCTCGACCTTCTTCAGGCTGCTCGGCCAGGCTGCCCGGACGCTGAGGATCCTGACGCTGGAGGAGTGTGGCATCGTAGACAGCCACGTTGGCATGCTGatcctgggcctgagcccctgcCACCGGCTGCGCCAGCTCAAGTTCCTCGGGAACCCGCTGTCAGCCCGCGCCCTCCGGCGCCTCTTTGCCGCGCTCTGTGAGCTCCCCGAGCTGCGCTGCATCGAGTTTCCGGTGCCCAAGGACTGCTACCCTGAGGGTGCCGCCTACCCCCAGGACGAGCTGGCCATGTCCAAGTTCGACCAGCAGAAATACGACGAGATTGCCGAGGAGCTGCGTGCCGTGCTGCTGCGGGCGGACCGAGAGGACATCCAGGTCTCCACGCCCCTCTTTGGAAGTTTCGACCCAGACATTCAAGAAACAAGCAATGAGCTTGGCGCTTTCTTGCTGCAAGCTTTCAAAAACGCTCTAGAAAACTTCTCCAGAGCACTCAGACAAATAGAGTAG
- the LRRC14B gene encoding leucine-rich repeat-containing protein 14B isoform X1, whose amino-acid sequence MGTMRSLRFISAEALVSHPQVARQSLDSVAHNLYPLLFKASYLLEQAEVTRAVLGRWPLEEFRLGALLGPSADHPQDLRDRACRACLEALVRGLADHVLQDRSRRRLRVADLTGIRDVQVQRCPCGRALGKWGRTRLLARTCCELQAEPLAAGRPVEVLADLFVTEGNFEAVVQALRPAGPAPLRVHCPSFRADSLSPSQLLHVLRLAGPGALRKLEVVHNVRLHAGHVHQLLAQVGFPRLASLTLPTKAFDAPPACASTPDGEDRLLASIARELSKMTQLTELSVAFSRLTGKIPTLLGPLQTPLRVLDLANCALNHADMAFLADSAHAAHLEVLDLSGHNLVSLFPSTFFRLLGQAARTLRILTLEECGIVDSHVGMLILGLSPCHRLRQLKFLGNPLSARALRRLFAALCELPELRCIEFPVPKDCYPEGAAYPQDELAMSKFDQQKYDEIAEELRAVLLRADREDIQVSTPLFGSFDPDIQETSNELGAFLLQAFKNALENFSRALRQIE is encoded by the exons ATGGGCACAATGAGGTCACTGCGCTTCATTTCTGCAGAAGCCCTGGTGTCCCACCCCCAGGTGGCCCGGCAGAGCCTGGACAGTGTGGCCCACAACCTCTACCCGCTCCTGTTCAAAGCCAGCTACCTGCTGGAGCAGGCGGAGGTGACGCGCGCTGTGCTGGGGCGCTGGCCCCTGGAGGAGTTCCGGCTGGGAGCGCTGCTGGGTCCCAGTGCCGACCACCCCCAGGACCTGCGCGACCGAGCCTGCCGGGCCTGCCTGGAGGCGCTGGTGCGCGGCCTGGCCGACCACGTGCTGCAGGACCGGAGCCGCCGGCGGCTGCGGGTGGCCGATCTCACGGGCATCCGAGACGTGCAGGTGCAGCGGTGCCCGTGCGGGAGGGCGCTGGGCAAGTGGGGCCGCACCCGGCTGCTGGCCAGGACCTGCTGTGAGCTGCAGGCAGAGCCCCTCGCAGCCGGGCGCCCCGTCGAGGTCCTCGCCGACCTCTTCGTCACTGAGGGCAACTTCGAGGCGGTGGTGCAGGCTCTGAGGCCAGCGGGCCCGGCCCCTCTGCGGGTGCACTGCCCCTCGTTCCGGGCGGACAGCCTGAGCCCCAGCCAGCTCCTGCACGTGCTGCGTCTGGCTGGCCCGGGTGCCCTGCGCAAGCTGGAGGTGGTGCACAATGTGCGGCTGCATGCGGGCCACGTGCaccagctgctggcccaggtgggCTTCCCCCGGCTGGCCTCCCTCACCCTGCCCACCAAGGCCTTTGATGCACCCCCCGCCTGCGCCTCCACTCCCGACGGTGAGGACCGCCTCCTCGCCTCCATCGCCCGGGAGCTCAGCAAGATGACGCAGCTCACCGAGCTCAGCGTGGCCTTCTCCAGGCTGACCGGGAAGATCCCGACGCTGCTTGG CCCCCTGCAGACCCCGCTGCGAGTGCTGGACCTGGCCAACTGTGCCCTGAACCACGCAGACATGGCCTTCTTGGCAGACTCTGCCCACGCTGCCCACCTGGAGGTGCTGGACCTGAGTGGACACAACCTGGTCAGCCTATTCCCCTCGACCTTCTTCAGGCTGCTCGGCCAGGCTGCCCGGACGCTGAGGATCCTGACGCTGGAGGAGTGTGGCATCGTAGACAGCCACGTTGGCATGCTGatcctgggcctgagcccctgcCACCGGCTGCGCCAGCTCAAGTTCCTCGGGAACCCGCTGTCAGCCCGCGCCCTCCGGCGCCTCTTTGCCGCGCTCTGTGAGCTCCCCGAGCTGCGCTGCATCGAGTTTCCGGTGCCCAAGGACTGCTACCCTGAGGGTGCCGCCTACCCCCAGGACGAGCTGGCCATGTCCAAGTTCGACCAGCAGAAATACGACGAGATTGCCGAGGAGCTGCGTGCCGTGCTGCTGCGGGCGGACCGAGAGGACATCCAGGTCTCCACGCCCCTCTTTGGAAGTTTCGACCCAGACATTCAAGAAACAAGCAATGAGCTTGGCGCTTTCTTGCTGCAAGCTTTCAAAAACGCTCTAGAAAACTTCTCCAGAGCACTCAGACAAATAGAGTAG